In Jejubacter calystegiae, the following are encoded in one genomic region:
- a CDS encoding response regulator transcription factor, translating into MIVLMIDDDVDLGETMKPVLQMYAIDLDVVHSPEEGLERLQSKTYDLVLLDVMLPRINGLELCRTIRSQGAPLCDIPVIMLSARTELVDMVVGLETGADDYVGKPFEPRELIARINAVRRRFNDIKIEPPTVTEKIRNEIFFRINNDTLRIDVPRARAFVNDRLLDVTSMEFEILLALGKNPSQVLSREELLLRCNGSNVIYSRGIVALVYRLRNKIRAAGAQVDFIRTVRSRGYAVVGYVNSP; encoded by the coding sequence ATGATAGTGCTGATGATCGATGATGATGTGGACTTGGGCGAGACAATGAAACCCGTCTTGCAAATGTACGCTATCGATTTGGATGTGGTGCATTCCCCAGAGGAAGGCCTGGAACGGCTACAATCGAAGACATACGATCTGGTGTTATTGGATGTGATGTTGCCGCGTATTAATGGTCTGGAACTTTGCCGCACTATTCGTAGTCAGGGTGCTCCGTTATGCGACATACCTGTAATTATGCTGTCGGCCAGAACAGAATTGGTAGATATGGTGGTGGGCCTGGAGACCGGGGCTGATGATTATGTTGGCAAACCTTTTGAGCCTCGTGAGTTAATCGCTCGTATTAATGCGGTGCGTCGGCGTTTCAATGACATCAAAATCGAACCGCCGACAGTGACAGAAAAAATCAGAAATGAAATTTTTTTTAGAATTAACAATGATACATTACGTATTGACGTCCCTCGCGCTCGGGCCTTTGTTAACGATCGTCTACTGGATGTGACGTCGATGGAGTTTGAAATTTTGTTAGCGTTAGGGAAAAATCCAAGCCAGGTCCTAAGCCGTGAAGAACTACTATTACGCTGTAATGGCAGTAACGTTATCTATTCGCGTGGGATTGTCGCATTAGTCTATCGCCTGAGAAACAAAATACGTGCGGCAGGCGCGCAGGTCGATTTTATTCGTACCGTGCGTAGTAGAGGATACGCTGTTGTCGGTTACGTTAACTCACCGTAA
- a CDS encoding UbiD family decarboxylase domain-containing protein, which translates to MDHLLPVVDSRGQLPVLQGCFGDETKVRHRLKLTIPFNTANVHRLIARAKAPVFIPHEQSPPGNPYFQHPWQLPVLTHTPNDAGSYITSGFVYCQSESGTDSLSAHQRLAISILPGRQLEQIHQQYLASGRPLPVSINMDIPPAAAITTSLSGGQRVPGQSKLEQAATLAASPVRLCHTQTQATVCLADSGIILEDAPGVERINENAAARYSSGYVGKARCKLAVFTLSKMRGHQRGQLALAESGLCCWGWLVC; encoded by the coding sequence GTGGATCACCTTTTACCCGTTGTTGACAGCAGAGGACAATTACCGGTTCTGCAGGGTTGTTTTGGTGATGAAACAAAGGTGCGTCACAGGTTGAAGTTAACGATCCCATTCAACACAGCCAACGTACACCGGTTAATCGCCAGGGCCAAAGCACCGGTATTCATCCCTCATGAACAATCACCACCGGGTAACCCATATTTTCAGCATCCATGGCAGTTACCGGTACTGACGCATACGCCAAACGACGCCGGATCCTATATCACTTCCGGTTTCGTCTATTGCCAGTCGGAATCAGGAACCGACTCTCTGTCAGCGCATCAACGACTGGCGATCTCAATCCTGCCGGGGCGTCAATTAGAGCAGATCCATCAACAGTACCTGGCTTCCGGTCGTCCACTACCGGTCAGCATCAATATGGACATACCTCCGGCCGCGGCCATAACGACATCGCTAAGCGGTGGGCAGAGAGTACCAGGCCAGAGCAAGCTGGAGCAGGCAGCCACGTTGGCGGCTTCTCCAGTCAGGTTATGCCATACGCAGACTCAGGCAACCGTATGCCTGGCTGATAGCGGAATAATTCTGGAAGACGCGCCAGGCGTCGAGCGGATAAATGAAAATGCCGCAGCACGTTACAGTTCAGGGTATGTCGGCAAGGCAAGGTGCAAACTTGCCGTGTTTACACTCAGCAAAATGCGGGGACACCAGAGGGGACAATTGGCCCTGGCAGAGAGCGGTCTGTGTTGTTGGGGCTGGCTGGTATGCTAA
- a CDS encoding efflux RND transporter permease subunit, which yields MLIINFIDRAMTALLFWVFVNRIKSALLLLVLVGGFISYGMPKLHHDGRIEAFMHQEDSSLIKYYDFRKQFGQDNPIVITVSGNDIFSTSFIKKFSELHLALQNEVPYISETFSLYNIPFIEYKNNGIYLEELMKNVLHEKNDPHTLRNRILTTPLYQNFIIDKEGKTTAIIIEPFRYSPNKHDCIADPSTGKSCPLYNAQAVKRQFLSSEQYSEMTKKIEQVTQRFNSPGFIIHTSGAPVVSSEIVRIISQDMPRFTFACILIAILAIALIFRSLVISIAALLAFVCSILTMLSLMALCGVAITPPTQFLIPMGLTIMLCVFVHFMLASASFCKPGVERIGLLKHAMKHTHHPILFSILTSADGLLGFLASDLAPIAALGIFGMVVTLTSYFFALFWGTQAIAFLPDRYTNHKRTHVARTGRWVVALGSLGINHPRKVIIIFSLLLIGAISQLSHLRFSHNSLLWLEKNNPVRLATEFIDSRFHGTVSLELIVTPQQNNDFRSKPVLDAIQRAVDRVYLELKIPIGRHTSLVSYMDEVNMAIHDGDPSQRKIPSQEQIWEQFFLLEGEGNSTIMRYASLDYRQGRITFMVPWLEATLYTGISEQVQHIFEQELGELAQVKVTGLINLLARTSKAVLDNMVSSYMVTLAIITVLMCYCLRSLSIGLISMIPNVLPYVMVLAIMAIMDIPMDTFTILIGGILTGLIVDETLHMFYTFRHYLRLLPTPQDALFATLNEVGNALLMTAVVVVFSFSVFLLSSMSNIRSFGGLMMVGVIIALLIDIVLIPAIMMLLPGRLHQVKGAVHVES from the coding sequence ATGTTGATAATTAATTTCATCGACCGTGCCATGACGGCATTACTATTCTGGGTGTTTGTTAACAGAATAAAAAGCGCACTATTATTACTGGTTCTGGTCGGCGGCTTTATCAGTTATGGAATGCCAAAATTGCATCATGATGGTCGTATTGAAGCATTTATGCACCAGGAAGATTCTTCATTAATCAAATACTATGACTTTCGCAAGCAATTCGGCCAGGACAACCCCATTGTCATAACCGTTAGCGGCAATGACATATTTTCAACATCATTTATAAAAAAATTTTCTGAACTACACCTTGCATTACAGAATGAGGTGCCATATATCTCCGAAACATTCAGTCTGTATAACATTCCATTCATCGAATACAAAAATAACGGAATTTATCTTGAAGAGCTGATGAAAAATGTATTACATGAAAAAAATGATCCACACACGCTAAGAAATCGCATTTTGACAACACCGCTTTACCAGAACTTTATTATCGATAAAGAAGGTAAAACCACAGCGATTATTATCGAACCTTTCCGCTACTCCCCTAACAAACACGACTGTATCGCCGATCCATCTACGGGAAAATCATGTCCGCTTTATAACGCACAAGCGGTGAAACGACAGTTTCTGAGTTCGGAACAGTACAGTGAAATGACAAAAAAAATTGAACAGGTCACGCAGCGTTTTAACAGTCCCGGTTTTATTATCCACACCTCCGGCGCTCCAGTCGTCAGCTCCGAAATCGTTCGCATCATTTCCCAGGACATGCCGCGTTTCACCTTCGCCTGTATTTTGATCGCAATACTGGCAATCGCCTTGATCTTCCGTAGCCTGGTGATCAGTATCGCCGCATTACTGGCTTTCGTTTGTAGTATTCTGACCATGCTGTCACTGATGGCGCTGTGTGGTGTAGCCATCACACCACCGACCCAGTTCCTAATCCCGATGGGACTCACCATCATGCTATGCGTGTTTGTTCACTTTATGCTCGCCAGCGCCAGTTTCTGCAAGCCGGGAGTTGAACGTATCGGCTTGCTCAAACATGCGATGAAGCATACCCACCACCCAATCCTGTTCAGTATCCTGACCAGCGCTGATGGCCTGCTTGGTTTTCTGGCATCCGACCTGGCCCCCATTGCCGCACTCGGGATCTTCGGAATGGTGGTGACGCTGACCAGCTATTTCTTTGCGTTGTTCTGGGGAACGCAGGCTATCGCCTTCCTGCCCGATCGCTATACCAACCACAAACGCACGCATGTGGCACGCACCGGACGTTGGGTCGTGGCGCTTGGCAGCCTGGGAATCAATCACCCACGTAAAGTCATTATTATTTTTTCCTTGTTGTTAATCGGCGCGATTTCACAATTATCTCATCTGCGTTTCTCACATAATTCTCTGCTATGGCTGGAAAAAAATAACCCTGTTCGTCTGGCGACCGAATTTATCGACAGTCGCTTTCACGGTACTGTCAGTCTGGAGTTGATTGTCACACCTCAACAGAATAATGACTTTCGCAGCAAGCCCGTACTCGACGCCATACAACGCGCGGTAGATCGCGTTTATCTTGAACTGAAGATCCCCATAGGCCGCCATACCAGCCTGGTCTCATACATGGATGAAGTCAATATGGCGATACACGACGGCGATCCCAGCCAGCGGAAAATACCGAGCCAGGAGCAGATCTGGGAGCAATTCTTCCTGCTGGAAGGAGAAGGCAACTCCACCATTATGCGTTATGCCAGTCTTGACTACCGCCAGGGCCGTATTACCTTCATGGTGCCATGGCTGGAAGCAACGCTGTATACCGGTATTTCGGAACAGGTACAGCACATCTTTGAACAAGAGCTGGGAGAACTGGCCCAGGTCAAAGTTACTGGATTGATTAATTTGTTAGCCCGAACGTCAAAAGCCGTGCTGGATAATATGGTCAGCAGCTATATGGTAACGCTGGCAATTATTACCGTACTGATGTGCTATTGCTTGCGTAGTCTCAGCATCGGGCTGATCAGCATGATCCCAAACGTTCTGCCCTATGTAATGGTGCTGGCTATTATGGCGATTATGGATATCCCAATGGATACCTTTACTATCCTGATTGGCGGTATTTTGACTGGGTTGATCGTCGATGAAACCTTGCATATGTTCTATACCTTCCGCCATTACCTGCGGCTGCTCCCAACCCCCCAGGATGCCCTGTTCGCAACTCTGAATGAAGTTGGGAACGCGCTATTAATGACCGCTGTTGTGGTTGTTTTCAGCTTCTCGGTGTTCCTGTTGTCTTCTATGAGTAACATTCGAAGTTTTGGCGGCCTGATGATGGTTGGTGTGATAATTGCCTTGCTCATCGACATAGTCCTGATACCAGCCATCATGATGTTGCTGCCGGGACGCCTTCACCAGGTAAAAGGAGCTGTCCATGTCGAATCTTGA
- a CDS encoding outer membrane lipoprotein-sorting protein, whose amino-acid sequence MKEKTLPNLLLATSLILLSPSLFAATPLSIPKTCKDVLLGIQNRFNGYDSWRMIKMTISDEHGNVKTRTITATHRNNGINRILRSRVLVPNELADTEAYALDYFEKGKNDKVWRYLPASKKLLDVQSKDLSSRLNGSDMNIGEMLTRMASDYDCKTLGEGEYQGLSVYKIYVNPNNQQEIIRLGLRDGEIWVEKTTFLPVYSVFNADSPNEQRIFETFHHHWVDGVYVSNQFNIATLKDGRKVSHSVFQVYGERFNLGLPTEWYDVKDLGNLQSTWRSYRPPEFPLTTLP is encoded by the coding sequence ATGAAGGAAAAAACTTTGCCGAATTTATTACTGGCAACCTCGCTGATTTTACTCAGCCCTTCATTATTTGCGGCTACACCACTATCGATACCCAAAACCTGTAAGGATGTTTTATTAGGTATTCAAAATCGCTTCAACGGTTACGATAGTTGGCGCATGATTAAAATGACTATTAGCGATGAGCATGGTAATGTTAAAACTCGAACCATTACCGCAACACACCGCAATAACGGCATCAATCGTATATTACGCAGCAGGGTGTTAGTTCCCAATGAGCTGGCTGATACAGAAGCCTACGCACTGGATTACTTCGAGAAGGGCAAGAATGATAAGGTGTGGCGATACCTGCCAGCCAGCAAGAAGCTATTGGATGTTCAATCGAAGGACCTCAGTAGCCGCTTAAACGGCTCTGATATGAATATTGGTGAAATGTTAACTCGTATGGCAAGTGATTATGATTGTAAAACATTAGGCGAAGGTGAATACCAGGGACTCTCTGTATATAAAATTTATGTCAACCCGAATAACCAGCAGGAAATTATCCGTCTGGGGCTCAGAGACGGCGAAATCTGGGTTGAAAAAACAACATTCCTGCCGGTTTACAGTGTGTTTAACGCCGATTCACCCAATGAGCAGCGAATATTTGAAACTTTCCATCATCATTGGGTCGATGGTGTTTATGTCTCCAATCAATTTAATATAGCAACATTAAAAGATGGTCGTAAAGTCTCCCATTCTGTATTCCAGGTCTATGGTGAACGTTTCAACCTTGGCCTGCCAACAGAATGGTATGATGTAAAAGATCTAGGCAATCTTCAATCCACCTGGCGCAGCTACAGACCCCCGGAGTTTCCACTAACAACGCTACCATAA
- a CDS encoding phosphoribosylanthranilate isomerase translates to MLKIVRDNEGVVMKIKICGATILDEIALLNRYAVDYVGLWTGINGHPRSLTEMTLRILAAACDGPQPIAVCVQPANPGLMEMLHDCNIQWLQLHGFTPPSEVLCLKQQGINVIKTLHVDDNGVCPELRWLKDYDDAGVDIYLIDRFVSRQRIGSTGQALPQRVIKKMVERLQGRRVWLAGGIGITTIADFAAMPGVEALDIDSAARHEGRIGVPLLPLLQALHDGVNHHG, encoded by the coding sequence ATGCTGAAGATCGTTAGGGATAATGAGGGGGTAGTTATGAAAATAAAGATATGTGGCGCTACCATCCTGGATGAGATTGCGTTATTAAACCGCTATGCAGTGGATTATGTTGGGCTATGGACAGGCATTAATGGACACCCTCGTTCGTTAACCGAAATGACATTACGGATATTGGCTGCCGCTTGTGATGGACCTCAACCTATAGCCGTTTGCGTACAGCCTGCTAATCCAGGACTGATGGAAATGCTACACGATTGCAATATTCAGTGGCTGCAGTTGCATGGTTTTACACCGCCGTCGGAAGTTCTTTGCCTGAAACAGCAAGGTATTAATGTCATTAAAACACTACACGTTGATGATAACGGTGTTTGCCCGGAATTGCGGTGGCTGAAGGATTATGACGATGCTGGGGTCGACATCTACCTGATCGATAGATTTGTTAGTCGCCAGCGAATTGGCAGCACTGGTCAGGCATTGCCGCAACGCGTTATCAAGAAAATGGTTGAGCGGCTTCAGGGAAGAAGAGTCTGGCTGGCGGGAGGCATAGGCATTACCACCATAGCCGATTTCGCGGCTATGCCAGGCGTTGAAGCGTTGGATATTGACAGTGCTGCACGCCATGAAGGGCGTATTGGTGTGCCACTTTTACCGTTGCTGCAAGCATTACACGACGGGGTAAATCATCATGGATAG
- the trpA gene encoding tryptophan synthase subunit alpha: protein MDSVFCALENLPPRALCITLMAGDGGLELTRQLLSCCVRQGIAIVELCAPFPNAFTDGEVMRDAHRRALAAGVGWRDLLPLLREFSSQIHIVVLLDYSHEFSRREILPILQALRQAGAAAILPHGLPPRIRATFYQQARQAGLAVIGTLYPDSGEAIRSQVLQQSGGFIYLVSHFGRSGHQYVDPERIRREIQRLKADSTLPVALGFGLKSAADVAVAYRQGADIAIVGSLACAAIGDALNKGRDAVIALEKTLIPLVNQRGNDD from the coding sequence ATGGATAGCGTTTTTTGTGCTTTAGAAAACCTGCCGCCTCGCGCGTTATGTATCACGCTGATGGCAGGCGACGGTGGGTTGGAATTAACTCGCCAGCTACTGTCCTGCTGCGTGCGTCAGGGGATCGCAATAGTGGAACTGTGTGCGCCTTTTCCTAATGCGTTTACTGATGGTGAAGTAATGCGGGATGCACACCGTCGGGCACTGGCGGCTGGTGTAGGTTGGCGGGATTTGTTGCCGCTACTGCGGGAATTTTCTTCTCAAATTCATATCGTGGTGTTGTTGGATTACAGCCATGAATTCAGTCGACGTGAGATCTTGCCAATCTTGCAGGCGCTACGTCAGGCCGGCGCTGCGGCTATTTTGCCTCATGGGCTGCCACCCCGAATCCGGGCAACTTTTTATCAGCAAGCCAGGCAGGCAGGGTTAGCGGTGATTGGCACACTATATCCAGATAGTGGTGAAGCAATACGCAGCCAGGTTTTACAGCAATCAGGTGGCTTTATCTATCTGGTTTCGCACTTTGGGCGCTCAGGCCATCAATACGTCGATCCCGAACGCATCCGGCGCGAGATTCAGCGACTTAAAGCGGATTCTACGCTACCTGTGGCTCTGGGGTTCGGTTTGAAAAGCGCCGCAGATGTGGCGGTTGCTTATCGACAGGGTGCTGACATTGCGATTGTTGGTAGTCTGGCTTGCGCCGCGATCGGCGATGCATTGAATAAAGGGCGCGATGCCGTCATCGCGCTGGAAAAAACGCTTATTCCATTGGTTAACCAGAGGGGGAATGATGACTGA
- a CDS encoding AfsA-related hotdog domain-containing protein — translation MMTEPRLLRQRVENQVIMQIQRCENGVRAQLAVDQQHAFFFDHPHDHIPGLLLLEGAHQIALQLLPGEKAWFATGLQARFTKYCLFDGPIQLDASMKLQAGKWCSEVTVSQHQVPRATICWQFVELPPGLLRQPPGVSSCEAVDKSRVNKRRVENVMIAQPYPLPQGGLECHALAPHRDNLLADSDGQTHPLVLLETFMQLQRFLNDMESARLRDVLLGVSMSQSLPLQAGSTFSMRTDMKEEKETGKYFSRGADLWAAGRCFARCDIHTLRSLRVKEKSLQLKKGSEV, via the coding sequence ATGATGACTGAGCCACGGCTACTACGCCAACGTGTGGAAAATCAGGTGATTATGCAGATTCAGCGATGCGAAAACGGTGTGCGGGCACAACTGGCTGTTGACCAACAGCACGCTTTTTTCTTCGATCATCCGCATGACCATATTCCAGGTTTGCTGTTGTTGGAAGGTGCACATCAGATTGCTCTACAGCTGTTACCAGGGGAAAAGGCATGGTTCGCTACGGGCTTACAAGCCCGCTTCACAAAGTATTGCCTGTTTGATGGCCCGATTCAATTGGACGCCAGTATGAAGCTTCAGGCAGGAAAGTGGTGTAGTGAAGTTACTGTCAGTCAGCACCAGGTGCCGAGAGCCACGATTTGTTGGCAGTTTGTTGAGTTACCGCCCGGGTTGTTGAGACAGCCGCCCGGCGTGAGTAGCTGTGAGGCGGTAGACAAAAGTCGCGTCAATAAACGTCGAGTAGAAAACGTGATGATCGCTCAGCCATACCCGTTACCGCAGGGGGGCCTTGAATGCCATGCCCTGGCACCGCATCGTGATAATTTGTTGGCCGACAGCGATGGGCAGACGCACCCTCTGGTGCTTCTGGAAACCTTCATGCAGTTACAGCGATTTCTGAATGATATGGAATCGGCGCGTTTGCGCGATGTTTTATTGGGCGTGAGTATGAGCCAGAGTCTGCCGTTGCAGGCAGGCAGCACTTTTTCCATGCGAACCGACATGAAGGAGGAAAAAGAGACTGGCAAATATTTTAGTCGTGGAGCGGATTTGTGGGCAGCAGGTCGTTGTTTCGCCCGATGTGACATTCATACCCTTCGTTCCCTGCGCGTAAAGGAAAAGTCTCTGCAATTAAAGAAAGGAAGCGAGGTATGA